The following coding sequences are from one Caballeronia sp. SBC1 window:
- the pqqA gene encoding pyrroloquinoline quinone precursor peptide PqqA translates to MQWTTPSFTDMRFGFEITMYIATR, encoded by the coding sequence ATGCAGTGGACGACACCAAGCTTCACCGATATGCGTTTTGGTTTCGAAATCACGATGTATATCGCAACGCGCTAA